In one window of Microbacterium natoriense DNA:
- a CDS encoding histidinol-phosphate transaminase, whose product MTLPSRAGLDAVPAYRQGRSAPAGASKLSSNESPHPPLASVREAVQDALGSINRYPDMSAAALRTRLAERYGIDPRLVTVGAGSVELAAQLIHAVAGEGDEVMFAWRSFEAYPSLVRIAGATPIAVPLNAEHAHDLDGMLAAITPRTRAIFVCNPNNPTGTVVSAAELERFVSAVPHDILVVIDEAYVHFDRTDSYGAGIELFRQHPHVAVLHTFSKAYGLAGLRIGYAISPLEVAENQRKVAVPFGVSDLAQAAARASLDAEDELAARIHEVVTQRDRLRALLADAGWPAIASQANFVWVPAGERTEELEALLREGGVITRVFPGEGVRISSGSIEDIDRVAATLVRTEAIA is encoded by the coding sequence ATGACTCTTCCCTCCCGCGCCGGACTCGATGCGGTACCCGCATACCGTCAGGGTCGCTCGGCTCCGGCCGGCGCCTCCAAGCTCTCGTCGAACGAATCCCCGCATCCGCCGCTGGCCTCCGTGCGGGAAGCGGTGCAAGACGCCTTGGGCAGCATCAACCGCTACCCGGACATGAGTGCCGCAGCGCTGCGCACGCGGCTCGCCGAGCGCTACGGGATCGACCCTCGACTGGTGACCGTCGGCGCCGGCTCGGTGGAACTCGCGGCGCAGCTCATCCACGCGGTGGCCGGCGAGGGCGATGAGGTCATGTTCGCGTGGCGGTCGTTCGAGGCCTACCCGTCGCTCGTGCGCATCGCAGGCGCGACCCCGATCGCCGTGCCGCTGAATGCCGAGCATGCCCACGACCTCGACGGGATGCTCGCCGCGATCACGCCGCGCACCCGTGCGATCTTCGTGTGCAATCCGAACAACCCCACCGGCACAGTCGTGAGCGCAGCAGAGCTCGAGCGCTTCGTCTCAGCCGTGCCGCACGACATCCTCGTCGTGATCGACGAGGCATACGTGCACTTCGACCGGACCGACAGCTACGGAGCGGGCATCGAACTCTTCCGACAGCATCCGCACGTCGCGGTGCTGCACACCTTCTCGAAGGCCTACGGGCTCGCCGGCCTTCGCATCGGCTACGCGATCTCGCCTCTCGAGGTCGCCGAGAACCAGCGCAAGGTCGCTGTGCCGTTCGGTGTGAGCGACCTCGCGCAGGCAGCGGCCCGCGCGTCGCTGGATGCCGAGGATGAACTCGCCGCGCGGATCCATGAGGTCGTGACCCAGCGCGACCGACTGCGCGCTCTGCTCGCCGACGCCGGCTGGCCCGCGATCGCTTCGCAGGCGAACTTCGTGTGGGTGCCCGCGGGGGAGCGCACCGAGGAACTCGAGGCGCTGCTCCGCGAGGGCGGGGTGATCACGCGCGTCTTCCCGGGCGAAGGCGTGCGCATCTCTTCCGGCAGCATCGAAGACATCGACCGCGTGGCAGCCACGCTCGTTCGCACGGAGGCGATCGCATGA